In the Halobacteriovoraceae bacterium genome, one interval contains:
- a CDS encoding tail fiber domain-containing protein, with protein MEKQKQQLIPKNKKGFSLVEVMIAMGIATSIGMIVTSVVNQAQKSSNSVVQNTEAAGLIGEVISFLSDEDVCSSNLSVISLQSSQLGPTDSMDELEDTSSLAEVSALYKVDNSSGTPVLLNTSPPRYYSGQEFKTSKFILKKMGMVKKHVLFNNTGSTDSLVHLKYYLQLERTAQSFGTKEFYKFITLTARLDSSNNISTCVASAISSNSVFQYTNGYLGAYYQGGVIGIGTAKPGQNESLHVHKESDTATLVISRNGESSSGQANAGLYLASDYASTGNFDRAATGVWAIESISEGNSIIPNLSFKLGGIEMLDVTMVTVNSLTAPQLTSAGNLYAGGGSHTTGTGNDITIGIGEYSDMIAYATKKGMPLEDIFAIGWCDTGSTGWCSAPGSTTHFGVAMPGGAGRVFNLYGSNGTPVGLSASGNLYTNFDPSMMIGFGEYGKMLEDGNAWGVPANAVVGIGWCSATNCGGTTQIGAMIPGGDSFYIYGTNGVNAHLGASGSIYAFNDASSSFGIGGNLADLSAGGSKYSSFVYGLYLDAGNITTNFQDVDTEKFAVTASLLVNKDATIEKTLTVNKTLTVNDSVFISGGNVSIDGAVGINNNSLSVTNGNISVTGSAPSLGIITGRLIQATSDESLKTDIRPIKNAVEALMKIRGVKFNWKDGDEPSMGVIAQEVRKVYPELVIENEKGVLTVNYLGLIGALVEAIKEQQKQIDDNSRKIDEIQWRLNKIESK; from the coding sequence ATGGAAAAACAAAAACAGCAATTGATTCCTAAAAATAAAAAAGGCTTTAGCCTCGTTGAGGTTATGATTGCGATGGGCATTGCCACTTCAATTGGTATGATAGTTACATCAGTAGTTAATCAGGCCCAAAAATCAAGCAATAGTGTTGTGCAAAATACAGAAGCAGCAGGTCTTATCGGGGAAGTAATTAGCTTTCTTTCAGATGAAGATGTATGCAGTAGTAATCTAAGTGTTATTTCTCTTCAGTCAAGTCAACTAGGTCCTACCGATAGTATGGATGAGCTTGAGGATACCTCAAGTCTGGCCGAAGTTAGTGCCTTATATAAGGTTGACAATAGTTCAGGTACCCCAGTTCTTCTAAACACAAGTCCCCCAAGATATTATTCTGGACAAGAATTTAAAACTTCAAAATTTATTTTAAAAAAAATGGGAATGGTTAAGAAGCATGTACTTTTTAATAACACAGGATCAACTGATTCTTTGGTGCATCTTAAGTATTATTTGCAGTTAGAAAGAACTGCGCAATCATTTGGAACAAAGGAATTTTACAAATTCATCACGCTAACGGCCAGGCTAGACTCAAGTAACAATATATCAACATGTGTCGCCAGTGCGATAAGTTCTAATAGTGTATTTCAATATACAAATGGATACTTGGGTGCGTATTACCAGGGTGGAGTTATTGGAATTGGAACTGCCAAACCTGGGCAAAATGAATCACTGCATGTCCACAAAGAAAGTGACACGGCCACTTTGGTGATTTCCCGAAATGGTGAGTCATCTAGTGGCCAAGCAAACGCAGGATTATATCTTGCCTCGGATTATGCTAGTACAGGTAATTTTGATCGAGCTGCAACGGGAGTTTGGGCCATAGAATCAATCTCTGAAGGAAACAGCATCATACCTAATCTTAGCTTCAAATTGGGTGGTATTGAGATGTTAGATGTTACCATGGTGACTGTAAACTCGTTAACTGCTCCTCAACTCACTAGTGCTGGTAACTTATATGCGGGAGGAGGAAGCCATACAACAGGAACAGGAAATGATATCACTATTGGAATAGGTGAATATTCCGATATGATTGCCTATGCAACAAAAAAAGGTATGCCTCTAGAAGATATTTTTGCCATAGGGTGGTGTGACACAGGTTCAACTGGATGGTGTTCTGCTCCTGGATCTACAACTCACTTTGGTGTTGCTATGCCAGGTGGTGCTGGGCGAGTATTTAATCTTTATGGGAGCAATGGTACGCCTGTTGGCCTTTCAGCTTCTGGAAATCTTTATACTAATTTTGATCCTTCAATGATGATAGGTTTTGGTGAATATGGAAAAATGCTTGAGGATGGAAATGCTTGGGGTGTGCCAGCAAACGCTGTTGTAGGAATCGGATGGTGTTCAGCTACTAATTGTGGGGGAACTACCCAGATCGGAGCAATGATACCTGGTGGAGATAGTTTCTACATTTACGGAACAAATGGTGTAAATGCCCACCTAGGTGCAAGTGGATCAATTTATGCATTTAACGATGCAAGCAGTAGCTTCGGAATTGGAGGAAATCTAGCTGACCTTTCTGCTGGAGGGAGTAAGTATTCTTCTTTCGTATACGGTTTATATCTAGATGCCGGAAATATTACGACAAACTTTCAAGATGTCGATACCGAAAAGTTTGCTGTAACTGCAAGTCTACTGGTAAACAAAGACGCCACCATCGAAAAAACGCTCACGGTTAATAAAACATTAACAGTAAATGATAGCGTGTTCATATCTGGTGGAAATGTCTCTATCGATGGAGCTGTAGGTATTAATAACAATAGTTTAAGTGTAACTAACGGAAATATTAGCGTAACTGGTTCTGCTCCTTCACTTGGAATCATTACTGGTCGTTTAATACAAGCAACATCTGATGAAAGTTTAAAAACTGATATCAGACCTATAAAAAATGCAGTTGAGGCCTTGATGAAAATCAGGGGAGTAAAATTCAATTGGAAAGATGGTGATGAACCTAGTATGGGAGTAATCGCACAGGAAGTAAGAAAAGTTTATCCAGAGTTAGTTATTGAAAATGAAAAAGGTGTACTAACAGTAAATTACTTAGGACTTATAGGCGCATTAGTTGAAGCAATTAAAGAGCAGCAAAAGCAAATTGATGATAATTCCAGAAAGATTGATGAAATCCAATGGAGACTTAATAAAATTGAATCTAAATAA
- a CDS encoding serine hydrolase: MKKLFFIILILPHLLFAKSDPLSNYISGGKFQSDALLIIKNNKIIFEHYNSPFNQSKKHLLWSVSKSILQILLGIAIDERRVSLSDSLCNYFTNIDTRKCNIKVKHLLEWTSGLNWSETYENSIKESSVIAMLYTENKSGVTPFILSHPVISNPGTRWYYSSGDTNLLSAVLSKVYYDKPLYPFDLLFKPMGITNVTFETDRNGVYIGSSYLYMTARDLAKIGLLFLNNGQYENQQIVSNEWIKFSTQIVSAFKENPERQDINDIPGHHWWLNQEIREKNIPKPWPALSSKTIAARGHWGQLLIIDPTQSMVIVRFGNDRNQSIDLNHFTRSVVNFAREIK; the protein is encoded by the coding sequence ATGAAAAAACTATTCTTTATTATTTTAATATTGCCTCATCTCCTTTTTGCAAAAAGTGATCCCTTAAGCAATTACATCTCGGGGGGAAAATTTCAATCAGATGCACTACTGATTATTAAGAATAATAAAATAATTTTTGAGCATTACAACTCCCCGTTTAATCAATCTAAAAAGCATCTCTTATGGTCAGTATCAAAAAGTATACTTCAAATTTTACTAGGAATTGCAATCGATGAACGCCGAGTATCCTTGTCAGATAGTCTTTGCAATTATTTCACAAACATAGATACTAGAAAGTGTAATATTAAGGTAAAGCATCTATTGGAATGGACTTCTGGACTAAATTGGTCTGAAACCTATGAAAATTCTATAAAAGAATCTTCTGTTATTGCGATGCTTTACACAGAAAATAAAAGTGGCGTGACACCTTTTATTCTCTCACACCCTGTCATTTCCAATCCTGGTACTCGTTGGTACTACTCTAGTGGAGATACTAATTTACTTTCAGCTGTTCTATCTAAAGTCTATTATGACAAACCACTCTATCCATTTGATTTGCTCTTTAAACCTATGGGTATTACAAATGTCACATTTGAAACTGATCGCAATGGGGTTTATATCGGTTCATCATACTTATATATGACAGCAAGAGACTTGGCCAAAATAGGTTTACTCTTCTTAAATAATGGACAGTATGAAAACCAACAAATTGTTTCAAATGAATGGATCAAATTTTCAACTCAAATCGTCTCAGCTTTTAAAGAAAATCCTGAGAGACAAGATATTAATGACATTCCAGGTCATCATTGGTGGCTGAATCAAGAAATTAGAGAAAAAAATATTCCTAAACCTTGGCCGGCCTTGTCATCAAAAACCATTGCGGCCAGAGGTCATTGGGGTCAACTTCTCATCATTGATCCAACTCAATCAATGGTCATAGTTCGTTTTGGAAACGATCGCAATCAGTCTATCGATTTAAATCACTTTACTCGTTCTGTTGTGAATTTTGCGAGGGAAATAAAATGA
- the rpsP gene encoding 30S ribosomal protein S16: MIKIRLARGGRIHKPIYTIVAADARSPRDGKFLERLGQYNPNSENALVDIKVDKIKAWVEKGAVLSSTVNSLFKKNDIQLS; the protein is encoded by the coding sequence ATGATTAAAATTAGGCTAGCACGCGGAGGAAGAATCCATAAACCTATTTATACTATCGTTGCTGCAGATGCTAGATCGCCAAGAGATGGGAAATTTCTTGAGAGACTAGGTCAATATAATCCTAATAGTGAAAACGCACTTGTAGATATTAAGGTTGACAAGATTAAAGCATGGGTTGAAAAAGGTGCTGTCCTTTCAAGTACAGTAAATTCATTGTTCAAAAAAAATGATATTCAACTTTCATAA
- a CDS encoding KH domain-containing protein: MSELQDLIKYVSKALVDMPEEVEVREVNGEQTTVIELKVDKSDLGKVIGKQGRTARALRTILNAASTKLKKRSVLEIIE, translated from the coding sequence ATGAGCGAACTACAGGATTTGATTAAATATGTAAGTAAAGCACTTGTTGATATGCCTGAAGAGGTTGAGGTGCGTGAAGTTAACGGTGAACAAACTACTGTCATCGAACTTAAGGTTGATAAGTCTGATCTAGGTAAAGTAATTGGGAAACAAGGACGAACTGCTCGCGCTCTTCGTACAATTCTAAATGCCGCGTCTACAAAATTGAAAAAGAGATCAGTCCTAGAGATTATTGAGTAA